A region from the Actinoplanes sp. OR16 genome encodes:
- the rplS gene encoding 50S ribosomal protein L19 encodes MNTLDALDAQSVRTDTPDFRAGDTIKVYARVVEGNRSRVQIFQGVVIARHGAGLRETFKVRKISFGVGVERTYPFNSPAIDKIEVITRGDVRRAKLYYLRELRGKKAKIKELREKQTV; translated from the coding sequence ATGAACACGCTGGACGCTCTTGACGCCCAGTCGGTGCGCACCGACACCCCGGACTTCCGGGCCGGTGACACCATCAAGGTGTACGCACGAGTCGTCGAAGGTAACCGTTCCCGCGTCCAGATCTTCCAGGGCGTCGTGATCGCTCGCCACGGTGCGGGCCTGCGGGAGACCTTCAAGGTCCGGAAGATCAGCTTCGGCGTCGGTGTCGAGCGGACCTACCCGTTCAACAGCCCGGCGATCGACAAGATCGAGGTCATCACCCGTGGTGACGTCCGCCGCGCCAAGCTCTACTACCTGCGCGAGCTCCGTGGCAAGAAGGCCAAGATCAAGGAGCTTCGGGAGAAGCAGACCGTCTGA
- a CDS encoding DUF402 domain-containing protein — translation MRFVAGRPVVYRNFSGGRLVHVRPCLVISDDDRGLLLWLPRGSAVVNEVAVDGRGVRDMPFAEWSATERRLVPARWNGPGILMFVPAEGEHSVWFFRTEGGEFREWYVNLEEHAVRWDDGDLGGVDVIDQDLDVVARPDRTWRWKDEDEFAERLALPEHYWVPDPDAVWAEGRRVIKKIEAGDFPFDGTWTDFRPGPDEVAPLEIPPGWDRPGARLGNGRSHLAE, via the coding sequence ATGCGTTTCGTCGCGGGCCGGCCGGTCGTCTACCGGAACTTCTCGGGCGGCCGGCTGGTCCACGTCCGGCCCTGCCTCGTGATCTCCGACGACGACCGCGGGCTGCTGCTCTGGCTGCCCCGCGGCTCGGCGGTGGTGAACGAGGTGGCCGTGGACGGCCGGGGCGTGCGGGACATGCCGTTCGCCGAGTGGTCGGCCACCGAGCGCCGCCTGGTCCCGGCCCGGTGGAACGGCCCGGGCATCCTGATGTTCGTGCCGGCCGAGGGCGAGCACTCGGTCTGGTTCTTCCGCACCGAGGGCGGCGAGTTCCGCGAGTGGTACGTGAACCTCGAGGAGCACGCGGTGCGCTGGGACGACGGTGATCTGGGCGGCGTCGACGTGATCGACCAGGACCTGGATGTGGTGGCCCGGCCTGATCGCACCTGGCGCTGGAAGGACGAGGACGAGTTCGCCGAGCGTCTCGCCCTACCCGAGCACTACTGGGTGCCGGATCCGGACGCGGTGTGGGCCGAGGGCCGCCGGGTGATCAAGAAGATCGAGGCCGGCGACTTCCCCTTCGACGGCACCTGGACGGACTTCCGGCCCGGTCCGGACGAGGTGGCGCCGCTGGAGATCCCGCCCGGCTGGGACCGACCCGGGGCCCGGTTGGGAAACGGCCGCTCTCATCTGGCAGAATGA
- a CDS encoding NUDIX hydrolase: MTVIDRRAGRVLLLDRAGRVLLLHGGDPARPGKHWWFTPGGGLEPGETVAEAAARELFEETGLRARAGDLGAPVWRELTEFEFDGGHYRQDQEFFVLRVAEWQVDTAGMDATEQLTITEHRWWSAAEIEASTEEIFPRELATLLRAVSAGEVV; encoded by the coding sequence GTGACCGTGATTGACCGCCGTGCCGGCCGCGTCCTGCTCCTCGACCGGGCGGGGCGGGTTCTGTTGCTGCACGGCGGCGACCCGGCCCGGCCCGGCAAGCACTGGTGGTTCACCCCGGGTGGTGGCCTGGAGCCCGGCGAGACGGTCGCCGAGGCGGCGGCCCGCGAGCTGTTCGAGGAGACCGGGCTACGCGCCCGGGCCGGCGATCTCGGCGCGCCGGTCTGGCGGGAGCTGACCGAGTTCGAGTTCGACGGCGGGCACTATCGTCAAGATCAGGAATTCTTCGTCCTGCGCGTCGCCGAGTGGCAGGTCGACACCGCCGGGATGGACGCGACCGAGCAGCTGACCATCACCGAGCACCGCTGGTGGTCGGCCGCCGAGATCGAGGCGAGCACCGAGGAGATCTTCCCGAGGGAGCTCGCCACGCTCCTGCGGGCCGTCTCGGCGGGAGAGGTCGTCTGA
- the rimM gene encoding ribosome maturation factor RimM (Essential for efficient processing of 16S rRNA): protein MLVVGQIGKPHGIRGEVSVVVRTDEPEERFTVGSVFITEVPRDRRVNAGPAGAPAEGARFEVPERLVLEQIRWHQGRGIAVFEGIHDRNVAEAMRGVYLQVDSADVAPPEDPEEFHDHQLIGLRVESVDGSALGTVQRIDHAPSSDLIVLAKAGGGTALIPFVTAMVPTVDLDGGRVIVDLPEGLLDL, encoded by the coding sequence CTGCTAGTCGTCGGCCAGATCGGTAAGCCGCACGGGATCCGGGGCGAGGTCTCGGTCGTCGTGCGGACCGACGAGCCCGAGGAACGCTTCACCGTCGGGTCGGTGTTCATCACGGAGGTCCCCAGGGACCGCCGGGTGAACGCCGGCCCGGCGGGCGCTCCCGCTGAAGGCGCTCGTTTCGAAGTTCCCGAGCGGCTCGTCCTCGAGCAGATCCGCTGGCATCAGGGCCGCGGCATCGCCGTCTTCGAGGGCATCCACGACCGCAACGTCGCCGAGGCGATGCGTGGCGTCTACCTCCAGGTGGACAGCGCCGATGTGGCGCCCCCGGAGGACCCCGAGGAGTTCCACGACCACCAGCTCATCGGGCTGCGGGTCGAGTCGGTCGACGGGTCGGCGCTGGGCACCGTGCAGCGGATCGACCATGCGCCGTCCTCGGACCTGATCGTGCTCGCCAAGGCGGGCGGCGGGACCGCGCTGATCCCGTTCGTCACCGCGATGGTGCCGACCGTGGACCTCGACGGCGGCCGTGTGATCGTCGATCTCCCGGAAGGCCTGCTGGACCTGTGA
- the lepB gene encoding signal peptidase I, which produces MIDEQTEKRKGSFWRELPILLGVAILVAVLVRAFVLQTFYIPSPSMEHTLNVWDRVLVNKLVYDFRDPRRGEIIVFKAPTEWQSGTEGEDFIKRVIGTPGDNVVCCDNEQRLMINGVSLDEPYIYTEDDGTRNQVADQNFDITVPAGRLWVMGDHREASGDSLEHYEQSTATDEDGKLADATVPIDSVVGRAFTIFWPAGRATWLSVPDSYESIPNASGK; this is translated from the coding sequence GTGATTGACGAGCAGACCGAGAAGCGCAAAGGTTCGTTCTGGCGCGAACTACCCATTCTGCTGGGTGTGGCGATCCTGGTGGCGGTTCTGGTCCGCGCCTTCGTCCTGCAGACGTTCTACATCCCGTCCCCGTCGATGGAGCACACGCTCAACGTCTGGGACCGCGTTCTGGTCAACAAGCTCGTCTACGACTTCCGCGACCCCCGTCGCGGCGAGATCATCGTGTTCAAGGCGCCGACCGAGTGGCAGTCCGGCACCGAGGGCGAGGATTTCATCAAGCGGGTCATCGGCACCCCCGGTGACAACGTCGTCTGCTGCGACAACGAGCAGCGCCTCATGATCAACGGCGTCTCCCTCGACGAGCCGTACATCTACACCGAGGACGACGGCACCCGGAACCAGGTGGCCGATCAGAACTTCGACATCACCGTGCCGGCCGGCCGGCTCTGGGTGATGGGCGACCACCGGGAGGCCTCCGGCGACTCCCTGGAGCACTACGAGCAGAGCACCGCGACCGACGAGGACGGCAAGCTCGCCGACGCGACCGTGCCGATCGACTCCGTCGTCGGCCGCGCGTTCACCATCTTCTGGCCGGCGGGCCGTGCCACCTGGCTGTCGGTGCCGGATTCGTACGAGTCGATCCCGAACGCGTCCGGCAAGTGA
- the lepB gene encoding signal peptidase I: MRSVEPMEGYTPSRRRRGMIRRKEMPLWQELPLLLVVAFCLAVLIRTFLVQAFYIPSGSMENTLQIKDRVLVNKVVYDMRDPLRGEVVVFRGTDDWAPEVTETVSNAFVAKLGRTIGDLVGVSRPGERDFIKRVIGLPGDKVACCDDQGRITVNGVGIDEPYIAEGFNSDLNQPPIPGQCTSRRFDEVTVPAGQMFVMGDHRSVSQDARCQGPVPIENVIGRAFVVVWPSDHFTSLSVPDVWKQFATEHPTAAAGHPARYREADPVVAGEVLPLLLGVVLSARSGMSFVTRRRRLRA, from the coding sequence ATGCGAAGCGTGGAACCGATGGAAGGCTATACGCCGTCCCGACGGCGCCGGGGCATGATCCGGCGCAAGGAGATGCCGCTCTGGCAGGAGTTGCCGCTGCTGCTCGTGGTGGCGTTCTGCCTCGCTGTGCTGATCCGGACCTTCCTGGTCCAGGCGTTCTACATCCCGTCCGGGTCGATGGAGAACACGCTCCAGATCAAGGACCGGGTCCTGGTCAACAAGGTCGTCTACGACATGCGCGATCCGCTCCGCGGCGAGGTCGTGGTGTTCCGGGGCACCGACGACTGGGCGCCCGAGGTGACCGAGACGGTCAGCAACGCGTTCGTCGCGAAGCTCGGCCGGACGATCGGCGACCTCGTCGGTGTCAGCCGGCCCGGCGAGCGCGACTTCATCAAACGGGTGATCGGCCTTCCGGGTGACAAGGTCGCGTGCTGTGACGATCAGGGCCGGATCACCGTCAACGGGGTCGGCATCGACGAGCCGTACATCGCCGAGGGTTTCAACTCCGACCTGAACCAGCCGCCGATCCCCGGGCAGTGCACGAGCCGCCGGTTCGACGAGGTGACCGTGCCGGCCGGGCAGATGTTCGTGATGGGCGACCACCGATCGGTCTCCCAGGATGCCCGCTGCCAGGGGCCGGTCCCTATCGAGAACGTCATCGGCCGCGCCTTCGTGGTGGTCTGGCCGAGTGATCACTTCACCAGTCTCAGCGTTCCTGACGTGTGGAAACAGTTCGCGACGGAGCATCCGACGGCGGCGGCCGGCCACCCGGCGCGCTATCGGGAAGCCGACCCGGTCGTGGCCGGCGAGGTTCTGCCGCTTCTGCTCGGTGTCGTTTTATCCGCGCGTTCCGGCATGTCGTTCGTGACTCGACGACGTAGGCTCCGAGCGTGA
- the rpsP gene encoding 30S ribosomal protein S16: MAVKIRLLRMGKIRNPQYRIVVADSRTKRDGRAIEYVGIYQPKEHPSVIEVKSERVQYWLGVGAQPSEAVQRILEKTGDWQQFKGLPAPPPLLVAPSKQSKTEIYHEEAKAAAGVADTKPATTPKSKKAAAPEVAEARPADTKAADPAEPNREAVAETAQDPAGAGADAS, encoded by the coding sequence GTGGCCGTTAAGATCCGGCTCCTGCGGATGGGCAAGATCCGCAACCCGCAGTACCGCATCGTCGTCGCCGACTCGCGCACCAAGCGCGACGGCCGCGCCATCGAGTACGTCGGCATCTACCAGCCGAAGGAACACCCCTCGGTGATCGAGGTCAAGTCCGAGCGCGTCCAGTACTGGCTCGGCGTCGGCGCTCAGCCGAGCGAGGCCGTGCAGCGCATCCTCGAGAAGACCGGCGACTGGCAGCAGTTCAAGGGCCTGCCGGCCCCGCCGCCGCTGCTCGTCGCGCCGAGCAAGCAGAGCAAGACCGAGATCTACCACGAAGAGGCGAAGGCCGCTGCCGGTGTCGCCGACACCAAGCCGGCCACCACGCCGAAGTCGAAGAAGGCCGCTGCTCCGGAGGTCGCCGAGGCTCGCCCGGCCGACACCAAGGCTGCCGACCCGGCCGAGCCGAACCGTGAGGCCGTCGCCGAGACTGCACAGGACCCGGCCGGTGCCGGCGCCGACGCAAGCTGA
- the trmD gene encoding tRNA (guanosine(37)-N1)-methyltransferase TrmD has protein sequence MKVDIISIFPDYFAPLDLSLIGKARTTGTLDLSVHDLRTWTYDVHRTVDDSPYGGGPGMVMRPEPWGEALDAVATPGATLVIPSPVGKRFTQADAHELAGLDHLVFACGRYEGIDQRVIDDAADRMPVREVSLGDYVLFGGEVAVIVIMEAITRLLPGVLGNADSLTEESHAAGLLEAPVYTKPQSWRDREVPDVLRSGDHGRIARWRRVQSMVRTATRRPDMWAAYPPENLDAKDRKALVEGGFQIPPPGVAE, from the coding sequence GTGAAGGTCGACATCATCTCGATCTTCCCGGATTACTTCGCCCCGCTCGACCTCTCGCTGATCGGCAAGGCGCGGACGACCGGGACGCTCGACCTCTCCGTGCACGATCTGCGTACCTGGACCTATGACGTGCACCGGACGGTGGACGACAGCCCGTACGGCGGCGGTCCCGGCATGGTGATGCGCCCCGAGCCGTGGGGTGAGGCCCTGGACGCGGTGGCGACGCCGGGCGCGACCCTGGTGATCCCGTCGCCGGTCGGCAAGCGGTTCACCCAGGCCGACGCGCACGAACTGGCCGGCCTCGATCACCTGGTCTTCGCCTGCGGCCGCTACGAGGGCATCGACCAGCGGGTGATCGACGACGCGGCGGACCGGATGCCGGTGCGCGAGGTCTCGCTCGGCGACTACGTGCTGTTCGGTGGCGAGGTCGCGGTCATCGTGATCATGGAGGCGATCACCCGGCTGCTGCCCGGTGTGCTCGGCAACGCCGACTCGCTGACCGAGGAGTCGCACGCTGCGGGTCTGCTGGAGGCCCCGGTCTACACGAAGCCGCAGTCCTGGCGCGACCGCGAGGTGCCGGACGTGCTGCGGTCCGGCGACCACGGCCGGATCGCGCGCTGGCGGCGCGTGCAGAGCATGGTGCGTACCGCCACCCGGCGCCCCGACATGTGGGCCGCCTATCCTCCGGAAAATCTGGACGCTAAGGACCGGAAGGCGCTGGTGGAGGGCGGATTTCAGATCCCGCCGCCGGGTGTGGCAGAGTAG
- a CDS encoding RNA-binding protein, producing MPAPTQADGALRPALEHLVKGIVDNPDDVRVRLVDSRRGKRLEVRVHPEDLGTVIGRGGRTAKALRQVIGSIGGRGIRVDIVDAY from the coding sequence GTGCCGGCGCCGACGCAAGCTGACGGGGCGCTCCGGCCCGCGCTGGAGCACCTCGTCAAGGGCATCGTCGACAACCCGGACGACGTCCGGGTTCGCCTGGTCGACTCGCGCCGCGGCAAGCGGCTCGAGGTTCGCGTGCACCCGGAGGACCTGGGAACGGTCATCGGGCGCGGCGGCCGGACGGCCAAGGCCCTGCGTCAGGTGATCGGGTCGATCGGCGGCCGCGGCATCCGCGTCGACATCGTCGACGCGTACTGA
- a CDS encoding ribonuclease HII, whose protein sequence is MLAPPRTVVRREAGLYALEQALQRRGFRHVAGADEAGRGACAGPLVAAAAILPEGRRGEIPGLADSKLLTPAARERVYEQVVAKALAWSVMIIPPTEVDARGLHVCNLAAMRRALASLTVRPEYVLTDGFPVDGLGAPGLAVWKGDRVAACVAAASVLAKVTRDRLMVELHDKFPAYGFAVHKGYITDDHTAALREHGPCAEHRFSYVNVAAASGRVNRPPRARRPVERAAATLFDQSDDFDSAVTEPLLLPEAAEGTVGVASGGQPQPPVSVGEDKAMEGETR, encoded by the coding sequence ATGCTCGCTCCGCCCCGCACCGTCGTCCGCCGGGAGGCGGGCCTCTACGCGCTCGAGCAGGCTCTGCAGCGCCGTGGGTTCCGCCATGTCGCCGGCGCCGACGAGGCCGGCCGTGGCGCCTGTGCCGGTCCGCTGGTGGCGGCCGCTGCGATCCTGCCGGAGGGCCGGCGCGGCGAGATCCCCGGCCTGGCCGACTCCAAGCTGCTGACCCCCGCGGCCCGCGAGCGGGTCTACGAGCAGGTGGTGGCGAAGGCGCTGGCCTGGTCCGTGATGATCATCCCGCCGACCGAGGTGGACGCCCGCGGCCTGCACGTCTGCAACCTCGCGGCGATGCGCCGGGCGCTGGCGTCGCTGACCGTCCGCCCGGAATACGTGCTGACCGACGGCTTCCCGGTGGACGGCCTGGGCGCGCCCGGCCTCGCGGTGTGGAAAGGCGACCGGGTCGCCGCCTGCGTCGCGGCGGCCAGCGTGCTGGCCAAGGTCACCCGGGACCGGCTGATGGTGGAGCTGCACGACAAGTTCCCGGCGTACGGGTTCGCCGTGCACAAGGGCTACATCACCGACGACCACACCGCCGCGCTGCGCGAGCACGGGCCGTGTGCCGAGCACCGCTTCTCATACGTGAACGTCGCCGCGGCCTCCGGGCGCGTCAACCGGCCGCCCCGGGCACGCCGGCCCGTGGAGCGGGCGGCGGCGACACTGTTCGACCAGTCCGATGACTTCGACTCAGCCGTTACCGAGCCGCTGCTGCTTCCCGAGGCGGCTGAGGGTACCGTCGGCGTGGCGTCGGGCGGACAACCTCAGCCACCGGTCTCGGTGGGGGAAGATAAGGCCATGGAGGGCGAGACACGATGA